From a region of the Nonlabens sp. Hel1_33_55 genome:
- a CDS encoding DUF4139 domain-containing protein, protein MKFFQCLLFAALVSAITNAQQITSSTIDEITVYLSGAKITRNAKVQVTKGFNEILLSKLSPDIDDSSIQVSGLDGLGLSGLSYQIVNADAKSKSNDYLNFETRIDSAVNAVSIIDAKISGLKEESLVLQSNRSLNNNDTGLTLSQLKSFGNYYNQRTEEIAIAETNLNLKRSNLSDKLQKLKLDQNKLDPESNNRQGSITLKLNSLTTKTVELTISYNVDNAGWIPIYDIRANGKSPSVALDFKGQIYQKTGADWNNVAIKLSTGDPNIDNTKPVLETKRLRFVNYGYSNRATGRSNRRFNPTVKTVSGKVTDPSGEPILGATVMVRGTSNATTTDFDGDYVLDVTNGKELIFKFSGYNQAITPIYSSIINEQLDTSLDAIVVTSYKTSTKERASVAASVETSEIEIVSDIEENIASRIFTLNQKYNIPSTGETIDINISSNNIASTYEYYTAPAINENVFLTAILNNYERLNLIPGDANVYFDDTYTGKIYFDTDTTDENLIISLGIDPQITVKREDIKDLASRSFLGSNRILEKQYEITLKNNRSKSVQVKLQDRIPISANSEIKIDDIEIGTASINKDTNILTWILDIPSGIQEKRDFSYQVKYPKNRRINEN, encoded by the coding sequence ATGAAGTTTTTCCAATGTCTATTATTTGCTGCTTTAGTTTCAGCAATTACAAACGCTCAACAAATTACAAGTTCCACCATAGATGAAATTACTGTTTATCTAAGCGGTGCTAAAATCACGCGAAATGCTAAAGTTCAAGTAACTAAAGGTTTCAATGAAATACTATTATCGAAATTGTCACCCGATATTGATGATAGTAGTATCCAGGTTTCTGGTCTAGATGGTTTGGGTCTTTCTGGATTGAGTTATCAAATTGTGAATGCAGATGCAAAATCTAAAAGCAATGATTATTTAAATTTTGAAACTAGAATTGACTCTGCGGTCAATGCAGTATCAATAATTGATGCTAAAATCTCTGGACTCAAAGAGGAATCTCTCGTTCTACAATCGAATAGAAGCCTAAACAATAATGATACTGGTTTGACACTTTCTCAACTAAAAAGCTTTGGAAATTATTATAACCAACGTACTGAAGAAATAGCAATTGCTGAAACCAATTTGAATCTAAAAAGATCTAACCTTAGTGATAAATTGCAAAAGTTGAAACTTGATCAAAACAAATTAGATCCCGAATCCAACAATCGTCAAGGATCTATCACTTTGAAATTGAATAGTCTAACTACTAAAACCGTAGAATTAACAATCTCCTATAATGTTGATAACGCTGGATGGATTCCTATCTATGATATAAGAGCGAATGGCAAATCGCCATCTGTAGCACTTGATTTTAAGGGTCAGATCTATCAAAAAACAGGAGCCGACTGGAACAATGTTGCTATAAAACTATCCACTGGCGATCCAAATATTGACAATACAAAACCAGTTCTTGAAACTAAGCGTTTACGGTTTGTCAACTACGGATATTCAAATAGGGCGACGGGAAGAAGCAACCGAAGATTTAATCCAACTGTTAAAACTGTTTCAGGTAAAGTGACTGATCCTTCAGGGGAACCTATTCTAGGTGCAACGGTTATGGTGAGAGGAACCTCAAATGCAACTACCACTGACTTTGATGGAGACTATGTTTTAGATGTTACCAATGGTAAAGAATTAATTTTTAAGTTTTCTGGATATAATCAAGCCATTACTCCAATCTATTCATCAATCATTAATGAGCAGCTCGACACTAGCCTGGATGCAATTGTCGTTACGAGTTATAAAACTTCTACTAAAGAAAGAGCAAGTGTGGCTGCGTCTGTAGAAACATCTGAAATAGAAATCGTTTCAGATATCGAAGAAAATATCGCTTCTCGAATATTTACCTTGAACCAAAAGTATAATATACCTTCAACCGGCGAAACAATCGATATCAATATCTCTAGCAACAATATTGCTAGTACATATGAATATTATACTGCACCGGCTATAAATGAAAACGTATTCCTAACTGCAATCTTGAATAATTATGAGCGGTTGAATCTTATACCTGGTGATGCAAATGTTTATTTTGATGATACCTATACTGGTAAGATATATTTTGACACCGACACCACAGATGAAAACTTAATAATTAGTTTAGGCATCGATCCTCAAATAACAGTAAAAAGAGAAGACATTAAAGATCTTGCGAGCAGGAGTTTCTTGGGGTCCAACAGAATTCTAGAGAAGCAATACGAAATAACTTTAAAAAATAACCGTAGTAAAAGCGTTCAGGTTAAATTACAAGATCGTATACCCATCAGTGCAAATTCTGAAATTAAAATAGACGACATAGAAATTGGAACAGCGTCCATAAATAAAGACACCAATATTCTGACATGGATTTTAGATATACCTAGCGGTATTCAAGAAAAAAGAGATTTTAGCTATCAAGTTAAATACCCTAAAAACCGCAGAATCAATGAGAACTAA
- a CDS encoding aldo/keto reductase, with protein MKTKQIGTTDLRIPPIAFGCNVLGWTMDKKQSFRVLDELYEMGFNYMDTADVYSRWVDGHEGGESERILGAWMKERGLRDRIIVATKVGMDVGQGHIDLSRQHINKQIDKSLENLQTDYVDIYFSHRHDENTAVENVLETYADLIKQGKIRHIGASSFPLDTFKEAIQLSKEKSLPKYQVYQPEYSLLKRTDFENGYQEFVMKNNVAITNYWALANGFLTGKYESVEDIKGSSREKNLKKYFDDRGKRVLKALKKVSDESGISQAGVTIAWTMAQPGITAPIVSATKISQLEAFKEAASHELSQELLDLLNEASDGE; from the coding sequence ATGAAAACGAAACAGATAGGTACCACAGATTTAAGAATACCGCCCATTGCATTTGGGTGCAATGTTTTGGGTTGGACCATGGACAAGAAACAATCCTTTAGAGTTTTGGACGAGCTGTATGAAATGGGGTTCAATTACATGGATACAGCAGACGTTTACTCCAGGTGGGTTGATGGTCATGAAGGTGGTGAGAGCGAGCGCATTCTAGGTGCATGGATGAAGGAGCGCGGCCTGCGGGACCGCATCATCGTGGCGACCAAAGTAGGTATGGATGTAGGTCAAGGTCATATCGATCTGTCCAGGCAGCACATCAACAAGCAGATCGATAAGAGCCTAGAAAACCTTCAAACCGATTATGTAGATATTTACTTTTCGCATAGGCATGATGAAAACACAGCCGTCGAGAATGTGCTGGAAACCTATGCAGACCTGATCAAGCAGGGAAAGATCAGGCATATAGGCGCCAGCAGTTTTCCATTGGATACTTTTAAGGAAGCTATCCAACTTAGTAAGGAGAAAAGCCTGCCTAAATATCAAGTCTACCAACCAGAATACAGCCTTCTAAAACGAACCGATTTTGAAAATGGTTATCAGGAATTTGTTATGAAAAATAACGTTGCTATTACCAATTACTGGGCGCTAGCCAACGGTTTTCTAACCGGTAAATACGAAAGTGTCGAAGACATCAAAGGATCGTCCAGAGAAAAAAATCTCAAGAAGTATTTTGATGATAGAGGTAAACGTGTTTTGAAAGCCTTGAAAAAAGTCTCTGACGAGTCCGGCATCTCACAAGCTGGAGTCACTATTGCCTGGACTATGGCACAGCCAGGAATAACAGCGCCTATCGTTAGTGCTACTAAGATATCGCAGTTGGAGGCATTTAAGGAAGCAGCTTCTCATGAGTTGTCTCAGGAATTGCTGGATTTGTTGAATGAGGCTAGCGATGGCGAATAG
- the pelF gene encoding GT4 family glycosyltransferase PelF, which translates to MDPKIRVLLITEGTYPFNGGGVSTWAHILCSKTTGVKFTIYSINAAFETKTRYELPSSVNEVFQVPLWTADEPFDYIDYGDQYYKTIGKKEWTQDAVVREKFVPVFRELLEFIYNEKQDMPRLDAMFRKLWHFFEDYDYKETMRSEAVWETYKEVIQQVVIPDRNPSATIMDMTIGMRWIYRFLIPLAITDVPKTDIAHLTLSGFPTIAALIASYKYNSRILLTEHGVFIRERLLAINNSEYPFFLKNLLIKFSEAITRLCYFKADLIISVNEFNRKWEEWYGAPADKISVVYNGVDTELFKPRPKPDHLKNIPTVVALARVFELKDIITMIHSCAHASKTIPNIQYLLYGDDEAVPEYTAECIALIEQLNIQENFKFMGQRPDPQLLFAEGDISILTSISEGFPYTVIESMASGVPVVATDVGGVREALDSKSGFLCKPKDSIEIGNRVIELLTNAELRLQMSKNGRQRVLDHFTVDKFISSYEDCYEKLHAESTIKHSPA; encoded by the coding sequence ATGGATCCTAAAATTAGAGTTCTTCTAATCACTGAAGGCACCTATCCCTTTAACGGCGGTGGTGTTTCAACATGGGCCCATATTTTATGTAGTAAGACTACCGGTGTTAAGTTCACGATTTATTCAATTAATGCAGCGTTTGAGACAAAAACTAGGTATGAATTGCCTAGTTCCGTAAATGAGGTCTTTCAAGTACCGCTATGGACTGCAGATGAGCCCTTTGATTATATTGACTATGGTGATCAATATTATAAAACTATAGGTAAGAAGGAGTGGACGCAGGACGCTGTGGTTCGAGAAAAGTTTGTGCCAGTATTCCGTGAACTGCTGGAATTTATTTATAACGAGAAACAGGATATGCCACGACTGGACGCTATGTTCCGTAAACTCTGGCATTTCTTTGAAGACTATGATTACAAAGAAACCATGCGCAGTGAGGCTGTTTGGGAAACGTACAAAGAGGTGATACAACAAGTTGTCATTCCAGATCGAAATCCCAGCGCGACCATCATGGATATGACCATAGGTATGCGTTGGATTTATCGGTTTTTGATCCCGCTAGCTATAACTGATGTTCCTAAAACTGACATCGCACACCTCACACTTAGTGGATTCCCTACCATAGCTGCCCTTATTGCTAGTTATAAATATAACTCTCGTATCCTGTTGACTGAGCACGGTGTTTTCATTAGAGAACGACTGCTGGCCATCAACAATTCTGAATATCCATTTTTTCTTAAAAATTTATTGATTAAGTTCTCTGAGGCCATTACTAGACTGTGCTACTTCAAGGCAGACTTGATCATATCTGTCAATGAGTTTAATCGCAAGTGGGAAGAATGGTATGGTGCACCGGCTGATAAAATTAGCGTGGTATATAATGGAGTGGATACAGAACTTTTCAAACCAAGACCAAAACCTGACCATTTAAAAAATATTCCTACGGTTGTTGCGCTGGCTAGAGTCTTTGAACTCAAGGATATCATTACTATGATCCATAGCTGTGCTCATGCCAGTAAAACCATTCCCAACATTCAATATCTCTTGTACGGTGATGATGAAGCCGTTCCCGAATACACAGCAGAATGTATTGCGCTTATCGAGCAACTGAATATTCAGGAGAATTTCAAATTCATGGGACAAAGACCAGATCCACAACTGCTTTTTGCCGAAGGTGATATTTCTATCCTGACCTCAATCTCTGAAGGTTTTCCCTACACAGTCATCGAGTCCATGGCTAGCGGAGTTCCCGTGGTAGCTACAGATGTAGGCGGCGTTAGGGAAGCTCTGGACTCAAAATCTGGATTTCTATGCAAGCCTAAAGATTCGATAGAAATAGGGAACAGAGTTATTGAGTTATTAACTAATGCAGAGTTGCGCTTACAAATGAGTAAAAATGGTCGCCAGCGAGTTTTAGATCATTTTACAGTAGATAAGTTCATCTCATCCTATGAGGATTGTTATGAAAAACTTCATGCCGAATCAACCATAAAGCACTCACCGGCATGA
- the pelG gene encoding exopolysaccharide Pel transporter PelG, with protein MRTNAQNQQLKALIDAIKKRNGKPINSFVIIATIESFGIREMDLIDDYGFKTTDELAQFIFEKLDTPEFNQLKNENQLTAENNNYKRISINDYLSGRAGLFIKDYSIGMFHLLPVVIQIVAVILFGFSLWTFVGFNNLQSTAVVLGVILGLVATGGFVQATGKQVSFYWYNEDYQMTYRVIQKIHIIGLEMMAVGFAILAIINSFIRLFPFKFITITFIYAFLIGSLLLALAPLYTVKRRWMISVAVGISTLITLLLHWYTNLNTYLIHWIGILIGLCISILYLHYFFQNIIAKSKSYTDQIPRKALAVYRNVNYFIYGTLLYVFVFMDRIIAWSSHAGRELPYFIYYEPNYEIGMDLAILVFFLLAGVMEYSISSFSRFLEYHQRTERFHQFDNFNRKMMRHYKNHLALFLISGLLVFVALYLIVTQDWGYEAAFNGRLNDLSLWVCAVGSLGYFMLTLGMLNVLYLYTLNRHKTPVIFIICAILLNGIIGIAMSRWISYEYAAVGMLAGSILFAAWSTLVTFRFFKKLDYYYYAAY; from the coding sequence ATGAGAACGAATGCACAAAATCAACAGCTGAAAGCCTTAATAGATGCCATCAAAAAACGGAATGGCAAACCTATCAATTCCTTTGTTATTATAGCAACTATAGAATCGTTCGGGATACGTGAGATGGACTTGATTGATGATTATGGATTTAAAACAACAGATGAACTCGCTCAGTTTATTTTTGAAAAGCTGGATACTCCAGAATTTAACCAGCTTAAAAATGAGAATCAACTCACTGCAGAAAATAACAACTACAAGCGCATATCCATTAATGATTATCTAAGTGGTCGCGCGGGACTCTTTATTAAAGATTACAGCATTGGTATGTTTCACTTATTACCTGTTGTAATACAGATTGTTGCTGTAATCCTATTCGGTTTCTCATTATGGACTTTTGTGGGATTCAACAATTTGCAGAGCACCGCTGTAGTTCTAGGTGTTATTCTAGGCCTTGTAGCGACCGGCGGATTTGTGCAAGCCACAGGTAAACAAGTCTCCTTCTACTGGTATAATGAAGATTATCAGATGACGTATCGCGTTATCCAAAAAATACATATAATAGGTCTTGAAATGATGGCGGTAGGTTTTGCCATCCTTGCCATTATCAATTCTTTCATTAGGCTTTTTCCATTCAAGTTTATTACGATCACATTTATTTATGCCTTTTTAATAGGTTCCTTATTACTGGCTCTAGCACCTTTATACACCGTCAAACGACGCTGGATGATCTCTGTCGCAGTTGGGATAAGCACGTTAATAACGCTGCTCCTTCATTGGTACACAAATCTGAACACCTATTTGATTCACTGGATAGGAATATTGATTGGTCTCTGTATATCAATTTTGTACCTGCATTATTTTTTCCAGAATATTATTGCAAAAAGTAAAAGTTATACAGACCAGATACCTCGCAAGGCGCTGGCTGTATATAGAAATGTCAATTACTTTATTTATGGTACATTATTGTATGTTTTTGTCTTTATGGATAGGATTATCGCGTGGTCCAGTCATGCTGGAAGAGAGTTACCTTACTTTATCTACTATGAACCCAATTATGAAATAGGGATGGATCTTGCTATTCTTGTTTTCTTTCTTCTTGCTGGCGTGATGGAATATAGCATTTCATCTTTTTCAAGATTTTTAGAGTACCACCAGAGAACGGAACGTTTCCATCAGTTTGACAATTTCAATCGCAAAATGATGCGTCATTATAAAAATCACTTAGCTCTATTTTTGATCAGTGGTTTGTTAGTTTTTGTTGCTTTATACCTTATTGTTACACAAGATTGGGGTTATGAGGCTGCTTTCAACGGTCGTTTGAATGATCTAAGTTTATGGGTTTGTGCTGTGGGTAGTTTGGGATATTTCATGCTCACCTTAGGCATGCTTAACGTACTGTATCTGTACACGTTAAATAGACACAAAACACCGGTGATATTTATCATTTGCGCCATACTTTTGAATGGAATTATTGGTATCGCAATGAGTCGCTGGATTTCATATGAGTATGCTGCAGTTGGAATGCTGGCTGGCTCCATATTATTTGCAGCATGGAGCACACTGGTTACCTTTAGATTCTTCAAAAAACTGGATTACTATTATTATGCGGCCTATTAA
- a CDS encoding endo alpha-1,4 polygalactosaminidase: MIFSFLTITSSCKTVQHTVHNALICYGDFYPNTVSGLDYVVVEPQLFSPEDVSLLKTQNKKVLAYISLGEVNAAAVHYQEIKKETLQYNEIWNSYVIDIAAPQTREALFSLIEEHLAVKKFDGLFLDNLDNYTSFGPTPNNKAALVSFLKELKVRFRESVLMQNAGLQIVDATEPYIDIVAVESVASDYNFETQQYQMRSNDGFEERLNSTVEIRDTYNLPILLIEYADSQKLRTEILNRLKPYQFDVFVGQIDLQKIPEFRP; the protein is encoded by the coding sequence ATGATATTTTCCTTTTTGACCATTACAAGCTCTTGTAAGACAGTTCAACATACGGTCCATAATGCCTTGATCTGTTACGGCGATTTTTATCCCAATACGGTTAGCGGTTTGGACTATGTGGTTGTTGAGCCACAATTATTCAGTCCAGAAGATGTGTCCTTACTAAAAACCCAAAACAAGAAAGTACTCGCTTATATTAGTCTAGGCGAGGTGAATGCTGCCGCCGTACATTATCAGGAAATTAAAAAGGAAACCCTACAGTATAATGAAATATGGAATAGTTATGTCATTGATATTGCCGCTCCACAAACTCGAGAGGCTCTATTTTCCCTTATTGAAGAACATCTAGCGGTTAAAAAGTTTGATGGGCTGTTCCTCGACAATCTGGATAACTATACCAGCTTTGGCCCGACTCCCAATAATAAAGCTGCTCTCGTGTCATTTTTGAAAGAATTGAAAGTTCGCTTTCGCGAAAGCGTGCTCATGCAAAACGCAGGTTTACAAATCGTAGATGCTACTGAACCATATATAGATATCGTTGCGGTGGAAAGTGTAGCGAGTGATTATAATTTTGAAACACAGCAGTACCAGATGCGCTCCAATGACGGGTTTGAGGAACGCCTCAATAGCACTGTTGAAATACGCGACACATATAATCTACCCATCTTACTCATTGAATATGCTGATTCTCAAAAGTTGAGAACAGAGATACTGAATCGTTTGAAACCCTATCAATTCGACGTATTTGTAGGCCAGATAGACCTACAGAAGATTCCTGAATTTAGACCTTAG